CTGGTACTCCGCGGTCTCCTCCGGGGCTTCGGCGCGGTTCACCCGGAGCACCTCCAACCACTCGCCCGGCCCGCGCGAGCGGTACCTCGACACACTAAACGATTTGTTCAGATCGAAGTTACCGAACACCACGAAGAACAAAAACGGGTCACCGCCCCCCGGCGCGAAGTGCGGGCGCGGCCACGAAACGAGCGTGCTCGGCATATCGCCTCCGTTATTTCAACTCGCGAGGCTGTTGTACGCCCTCGGGGGTCACAAGTCCGACACATACCGGCGGCGCTTTGGAAACCGACGACAGCACCGGTTTGAGCGTGCGAGCGGTCAGATCGTCCGCGTCCGTGAGCAGCACGATGAAATCGGGACTTATGCCGAGTGCAGCACGCACGGCGACGAGGTGATTACTCTTCCCGCGCGGCTCCAGAGCGGCGAGCGCAGTAGTCGCGGCCCGAATGTTCGCCTCGGTCGTGGGTAGGGCGCTGCCGTTTGACGCGAGGAGCGGATAGGCACTGCTGTCGTACACGATGATTTGGAACCGCACGGTCGCGGGCTGTTGCTTGAGTGTGGCCACGAGTGCGGCTCGAGCCGCCTCGAACTTGCCCGCGGCTCCCATGCTGCCCGAGGTATCGAGAACGTACACCACAGTCTGACTTTCCCGAAGTGCTCCGTGCATCGCCCGTGCAGCAGGCGCGCTGGGCCTCGCTCCGTTCGTGCCACTCGCGGGTTTAACGTTCGGGTCGCGCACGGGCGGTGAAACGGCCACGGGCGCAGAATGTGTGATCGCCCCCGGCTTGTGGATCATCGCAATCAGTTCCGGCGGAAGTGTTTTGGGCACAGCCGCTTTGAACGGGCCGGCCGGTGCCGCCGGGATCACATTCGCGCTGGTTGGAACTTCGGGCGGTTGCGGTGCGCGGGGTGGCTCAGGTTTTGTGGTGCCGATCTCGGGAGGAATACTGGATGGTGTGGGCGCTGGTGGTGTCAGAGGGACGGATTGCGGTGAAACTTCGACACCGACAACGTCTTCGACAAAACTCATCCGCACGTCCGGATCGGCTGACGCGCGCGTGTTGATTGCGACTTCGCGTGTTTTGTGTTCGTTGGAACGCAACAGAACGAAAAGCACGCCCGCAACGGCAACGTGAATGGCGACAGATACGCACACCGCCCAGCGAAAGGCGACACGAGTCGAGTGGGGGCGCGGCCTCATGGCCCGCGGAATATCGATGCGGGCGAAAAAAGGGAAGGCCGAAGCGAACGATTGAACGATTTTTCTGGGACGCGAGTGTCGAGGTTCCGACCCAAAATGGGTCAGTTCTTCGTGGCGTTGCGTTGTTGAATGACGGCCTCGCGCACTTTGGCGAAATCCGGATCGCGCCGGTTGACTGCTTCCCACTCCGGGGTAGCGAGTGCGCCCGCGTCATGGAACCCTTCGTTGATCGCCTTTCGCAGCGCGGCCACGGCCTTCTTCGCGTCGCTGATCTTGGCCGAATCGGTTCCCCGTGACGCGGCGGCGCACCCGGCGAACGTGTTTGCGATCGCAAACAAATCCTCAGCGGTCTTCGCGTAGCGCGCCAGTTCGTAAGCGACCGCGGCGGCTTCGGGCGGGTGGTCCGCACGCACTTCGAGCGTCGCGACCATCCGCAGCGCCAGAATCCGCGTGGAGTCGTATTTCTTGTCGGCGAGATTCTGAGGGTTGCTCAGACCGACCTTCACCGCCTCCAGAAACACGAGTTTCTCGTTCGCGAGTTGGGCGACCGGGCCGAGCAGCGGATCGTCTTTCATTCGTTGCACTTCGCTCAGCGCCTGCTCGTACCAGTCCTTCGCGGTGGACAGTTGCCGTATCTCGGCGTTGATGTCGCCGCACCGGATCAGCGCGAGCGCGAGCCGGCGCTGGCCGGCCTTGGTGCGCGTGTCCGCGTTACCCTTGAGCGCGAGCCATAGCGTGATCGCGCTGCGCGCGGACGCGAGCGCCTGGGGGCCGTTACCGAGGGTCGCGTAGAACCCGGCGAGCCGCTCCCACGCGGTCGCCTCTTCTTCTTTCGCTTGGAAGTTCTTCTCGTCGAGCCGCGCGAGTTTCTGGAACCGGTCCAGCGAACTCTGCCACACGATGAGGGCGCCCGTGGGGTGGCCGTCGTTGGCGAGCACCTGGCCCCATTTGCCGTAAGCCAGGGCGACGTCGCGCTGGGCTTGCGCACTACCCGGGTTGGCGGCGGCGAGGCCCACGAGCATCTTCGTGGATCGGCTCGCGAGCTTGTTAGCCGGAACGGGTTTCCCATCCGCGCAGTGTGCGTCCGCCTGTTTGTACAGCGTCACCGCGAGGGCGCGCGTCACGGTCGCACACCCCTCGTCTTTGCCGCCCAATTCCTCAAGAATTCCCGCACCCTTCTGAAACGCGATTACGGCCCCCTTGGGGTCTTTGAGAGCGAGTTTGCAATCGCCGATGTACTCCCAACCGTGTGCGAGCTCGAACCGGGCCGCAGCGCTCTCGGTGTCGAGTTCCTGGAGCGCCTTCAGAAACGCAAACGATGCCTCGTACTCCGCCAAAGCGTCTTTGGTGTAGCCGTTAGCGAGAAGGGCATCGCCGTGGCGCTGGCGCGCGAGCGCGAGGTCGCGTTGAGCCTTCGCCGATTTGGAGTCGATCGCTTCGAGCGCCAGGCACGCTTCCTTTCCCTTTTTGGTGTTTGTGAAGGCCGTCGCTAAATCGCCGGTGCGAATTTGGACGTGCCCGAGCCGGCCCCACAGGAGCGCGCGATCGGCGGCGGCGCCCGCGTTCTGCGGATCGAGCACAATCAATTCATCCAGAACCCGAACCCCGTCGTCGTAATCCCTGGCGGCCGCGCTCATTAGCGCGCAGTCAAAGTGAACTTCTCCCAGCCGGGCGTATGCGTCCGCGAGTTCGCGCCGAACGTCGGCCCGGTCGCGGGGAAATTGGGGCGCGAGTTCGCCCCGCAATTTCAGGCACCGCACCGCGTTCGCATTGGCACCAACGGTATCCCCGGTATGGAGTTGCAGGCCCGCGAGTGCGTCGAGACTGTCCGCGAACTCGCGCTGGCGATCGAGGCTCGCGGACGGCTGTCCGGATAGTTCCTTGCGATAGGCTAAGGCGCGCTCGCAGTCTTCTACCGCTTTGCCGATTTCCCCACGCTCTTTGAGAATCTGCGACCGGCGGGCGAGGGCCGCGGCGAGGTCTTGCTGGGCAACGGTATCGCTCTTGTCCGCGGCCAGAGCCTCGAAAATGGTGACCGCTTCGTTGATCGCACCGAGCGCGGACTTTGTGTCACCCGCTTGAACGTGAATGCCAGCCAGCTTGTCGAGCGACCGGGCGAGATCGCGGTTCGCAGCGCGGAGATCGGTCGCACGTGCCTCTGGGGTGCGTGCGTCGCCCATTTCTGTTGCGAGCTGCTTCACGTCTCGGGCGATCTTCACCGACTCCAGGAACCGCTCGCGCGCCTGGGTCGTTTCGCCCACGAGCTGGTACACTTCGCCCATTTGTCGGTGCGCGGACACCAGCGTGCGGTCGGCCCCGATGTCGCCCTCGACCTTACCCTCGATAAGCTTTTTGAGGCCGTCGGTCGCGTTCAGCAGCAGCGTCTTCCGAATCGCCTGCATCCCGGCGCGGTCGGCGAGCTTCTTGTCGATGTCGTGAACGAGCGTGTTGTACGCTTCGACCGCCTTTTCGTAACGCGACCGGGCCACGTCTCGGGCTAGCCCAACGCGGACTTTTTCGGCCTCAGTCTTTTCTTTCTCCTTGGTGACCTGCACGAGCGCTTTGGCCGTCTCTTTCTCCTGCGCAGTCACCTTGTCGCGTTCCGCGGCCGTTTCCTTTTCCTTCTCGGTCACGAGGTCGAGCGCCTTCTGCGTGCTCTTGCGCCCCTCGTTCACGGCCCAGGCGATCCCCCCCGCCGCAAGTACGCCGGCGATGAGTAGCGACACCCCGGTCGCGATCCGAGCCGGGTGCCGGCGCGCCCAGCGCGCGAGGCGCGCGGTGAGTGGATCGCGGTACGCACTCACCGGTTCGTCGGAGAGCCACCGCTCTACGTCAACCGCCAGGTCCAGCGCGGTCGCGTAGCGGTCGTTCTGGTTCAGCGCCATCGCCTTGCGGCAAATCGCGTCGAGCGGTTTCGGGCACTCGGTGTTCACTGTGCCCGGCGGATCGAACGTGCCGCGCCGCACGAGTTCGATCGTCTCCAGCGCGCTCTTCCCCACGAACGGCGCGCGGCCGGCGAGGATGACGAACAGCGTGGCGCCGAGCGAGTACACGTCCGCACGCGGACCGACCTTATCGAGTTCCCCGGCCGCCTGCTCGGGCGGCATGTACGACGGCGTACCAACGGCGGTCCCGGCCATCGTCATGTGCGACGGGAGGTCGGTCGCTTCGGGGTCGTGGCGGAACCCGGCCTCGGCGTTGGCCCGCATGATGCGGTCGAAATCGGGGCCGTCCGACAACGACTTCGCCAATCCCCAGTCCACCACGAGCACTTCACCGAACTTGCCGACCATCACGTTCGCCGGCTTGATGTCGCGGTGAATGATCCCCTTGTCGTGCGCGTAGGCAATGGCCTTGCACACGTAAACGAAGCGCGACAACAGGTTGCGGAACGCGACCGTGCGCGGAACGTCCTTTTCGCTCGGCGCGGGGGCCGGAGTTGCGCTGGGTTCGGCCGACTTCGATTCGCCCTTCTCGGTCTTCTCGGTCTTTTCGGCCCCCGATCCCTTAGCCGCGTTCGTGCCGTAGTAACGGTCGATTTCGTCTTTGAGCGTTTCACCGCGGATGAACCGCATCGCGTAAACGGGCCGCCCGCGGGCGTCGTTCACGAGACCGAAGACGGGCACCACGCCGGGGTGATCGAGGCGGGCCGTGAGTTCGGCTTCCGTCAGGAACCGGCGCCGGCTGCCCGGGTCGTCGGCGTAGCGCGACTTGATGCGCTTGACCGCGACCTCGCGGTTCAGTTCGGTGTCGCGCGCGGTGAAGACCTCGCCCAACCCGCCGCTCGCGTGCAACCCCCGGAGCGCGAACCGGCCGACCATCGTGCCGCTCGTTTGCGGCGCAAGGTTCGGCACGCTCGGCCCAGTGGACACGGAAACGGGCGCGGTGTCGTGCGACAGGTCGCCAGAAATCCCACCAGAGATCGCGCCCGACGCGACGGTGCGGCCCGGAGGGGACGGTAGCGTCGCCCCGGGTTCCGCGACGTTCGAGCCGATCACCGTACCGGCGTCGGGGGCCGAACGCGCGCTCGCGATCTGGGTCACGTCCACGTCGTCGTTCGTGTCCCCTCGTGCCACGGGGCCAGCGGCGGAATCGAGGGTCGCGTCGGCGTCGGGCATCACGGGGTGCGCGAGCGTCGCGTCCGGAGCCCCCTGAAACGTTGGGGGAGGCGTAATAGCGGCAACCGGCGCCTCCGCGCGGGCGCCTTGTGGCGCTGCGCCCGGCAATAACGTCGGCTCGACCTCGTCCGGGTCGCTTGGCGAAGCCATATCGACAATCCTCCGGGTGGAGGTGATTACGGGAACTGTTAGCGTAACCTTTCGCGGACCGATCGGGAACGGCAGCGGGTTAGAAAGAGTGGGGAAATGGGAAGTTTGGACGGGCGCGACAAAACACCACCAGTGAATACGTAACCGCTGCCCCTGTCGCCAATTGAGTCAAGGTTTAAGTTGAGCGACTAAAGCAGGAGGCGAGAGGGCATTGGACAGGCCCAACCGCATTACAACGCGGTGGCTCGCCCGAGCCAGCAGTATTCGTAGCCGTCACAGATTTGGTGTTGCAGACATAGTATACGAATGTTAATATTTTAGGGAATTGCCTTTACGGGGTAGGGTCCGCTTAGTCGGGTATCCGCAGAAAACATGATGAGCGTGCCAAGCCCCAAGTCGGTGGCTCTCGGTGACCACACAGGGAAGCCAACCCGAAAGGTTAGCGTTTGTTAGCCGCCAACCCTAACCATCTGAAAAATAAGGAGATCCGCACTGCGGGAACGCCCATAGTGCGGATGAGGCGGGGTGTCAATGTTAGCGTTTGTTAGCCGAAACGCGATAACGGCTCGGGAAAAAACACCGATACAATACTGAACAATCATTCAATTCAAATACCGATCAGTATCTTGCGCCGCGTCAGCGTCCCATTTTGCCCATCTGCATGAGGAACTCGGCGTTGGACTTGGTCTTCGCCAACCGCGTGACCAACCCCTCCATCGCCTCGACCGGTTTCTGCTGCATGAGACTGCGGCGCAGGAGCGTGATCTGATCTAGCATCTCCGCCGACAGGAGCCGTTCTTCCTTCCGCGTCCCGGACGCGCCGAGGTCGATCGCGGGGTACACGCGGCGCTCGGCCAGCGCCCGGTTCAGCACCAGTTCCATGTTCCCGGTGCCCTTGAACTCCTGGAAGATCACCTCATCCATGCGGCTGCCAGTTTCGATGAGCGCGGTGCCCAAGATGGTGAGGGTACCGCCCTCCTCGAACGCACGGGCCGCGCCGAACAGGCGCTTCGGCACATCAAGCGCCTTGCTGTCCACGCCGCCGCTCATCGTGCGCCCGCTGCCGGCCGTCTTGTTGTACGCGCGGGCCAACCGGGTCAGGCTGTCGAGCAGCACGAGCGCGTCCTTCCCCTGCTCCGTCAGGCGCTTTGCGCGCTCCACCACCAGTTCCGCGAGCCGCGTGTGGTTGGCGGTGTTCTGGTCGGAACTGGACGCGATCACCTCGACCGGCGGCGGGGTTGCAGGGGCACCTTCGGTCGCCTTGCGGACGATGTTCCGCTTGATGTCGGTCACCTCCTCGGGCCGCTCGTCCACGAGCAGGATCATGAGGTGAACGTTCGGGTGGTTGGCGAGAACTGCCTGTGCGATGTGCGTGAGGAGGACCGTTTTGCCCGAGCGCGGCGGGGCCACGATCAACCCCCGCTGCCCCATCCCGATGGGCGTGAACATGTCCATCACGCGCGTGGTAAGCGGTTCCGGGCCAGTTTCGAGCCGGAGCCACTTCGTGGGGTCAACGGGGGTAAGTTCGTCCCAGGCGCGGCGGCGGAACAGCTTCGGGTCCGCGCCCTCAATCTCGGTCACGGTCGCGAGCCGCGGACCCGATCCGCGCCGCGGCGGTTCGAGCGTGCCGCCGAGCATCACCCCTTCGGCGAGGTTCAGCTTGTTGATGAGCGGCCCCGGGACGTAGGCGTCGTTCGGCGTAGGGGTGTAGTTCTTAGCGGGGTTACGGAGGAACCCGTGCCCCCGTGGGTGCATCTCCAGCACGCCCAGCGCGCTGTTGCGAGGATCAGACATGCGGAAGCTCTACTCTCGTACAGGAACCGGGCACCCGGATCGGAGCCGAGTGCAGCGGAAACAGACAGCCAAGAGGAAAAACGACAGTATCGACCGCGGGACGGGTGCGAGCGTTTTCTCGGCAAGTGGGAGAGATTCTAACCCCCATTGTGGCCAAACGCGAGAGAGAAACAACGGGAGTTTGCGGATATCGAACCCGACCAAAGATCCACTCCGTTATGCTCCTCGATACGCGCGCACTTGAACAAAGAAAATTCCTCAGCACTCCGTTCCGACCTCGGCGCCCCGAACCGAGCGCATCTCGATGACACGACACATGAAACCGTTTTCGGCGGCGGTGGTGGTTTCGTTACTGATCGATGAATACTCGAAAACGCTCTCACATTAGCGTGGCCATGAGCGCGACGCCATGTATCTTGGACCTCCACAGATCCGACGCACATAAGAGCACGCTCGAAGACTCGACGAGCGACCTTTACACTCACGATCTCTTTCAGTCTCGATCAGGTCTTTTGTTTTCGGCCCAATCACCTTCTCGCACTGGGATTCCGGAACACTATGCACCATTTCTCGCGCCGCTCATTTCTCGCCTCCACTGCGCTCATTGCAACGGGGGGCCTCAGCCCCTCATTTGCCCGAACCCCAGATGTCCCCATGACGGGGACCACTAGCGAGAACCTCACCCCGTTCGACCAACTGTTTGCAGACTTCATTACCGACCACAAGATCCCGGGGGCCTCGGTCGCGATCACACGAACCGGCAAACTCGTCTACGCCCGCGGATTTGGGTACGCCAAAGTCGCGAAGAAGGTCGAAGTTCAGCCCGACGCCCCCTTTCGCATCGCGAGCGTTTCCAAGCCGATCACCGGCGCCGCGGTCGTGGCGCTCGCCGAACAGGGCAAAGTGAAGTTTGATGATCCGGTGCTCAAATACATGAAGCTCGACCCGTTTCTGCCCGGCGGGGCGAAAATCGATGAGCGGTGGGCGAAAATCACCGTCCGGCAGTGCCTCCAGCACACCGGCGGTTGGGACCGCGACAAGCAGGGCGGGTTCGACCCGATCGCGACCCCGTGCCGGATCGCCCGTGAGATGAAGCTCCCGACCGAGGCACCGACCCCGAACGACATCGTGCGGTATATGCTGGGGCGCCCGCTCGATTTCGCGCCCGGCAGCAAGATGGTCTACTCGAACCTCGGCTACCTCGTCCTCGGGCGCGTGATCGAGGCCGTCACGGGCCAGAAGTACGAAGCGTGGGTCCAGAAGAACGTTCTTGCCCCGGCGGGCGCTCGGGGCATGTCGCTGGGGCGCGGGGTGCCGGAAAAACGGGCAAAGGGCGAGGTGTGCTACTACGACTCGAAGAAGCGCACCGGGCGGTGCCTGTACGCGCCGCGCGCCGGCGATCAGGTACCGCGGCCCGACGGCGCGGACAACATCGAAGGGTTCGAGGCACACGGCGGTTGGATCGGGTCGGCGGTTGATCTGGTACGGTTCGCAGCCGCGTTCGATTATGACAAGAAATCCCCAGTTCTCTCCACGAAGGCGATCACCGAAATGTGGGCGCGGCCCGACGGCGACGCGGGTTTTGGTACCGACAAACAACCCCGGGACGCCTATTACGGCTGTGGGTGGAGCGTGCGCCCTGTGGGCAAGACGGGCAAAGCCAACACGTGGCACAACGGACTGATCCCCGGGACCAGTTCGCTCCTTGTCCGCCGGTGGGACGGCCTAAACTGGGCCGTGTTGTTTAATACCGACGCGACCGCCGGGGGGCAACAGCCGTCCGCGCTCATCGATGAGTTGATGCACACCACTGCCGGAACCGTGAAGCAGTGGCCCGAAAGCGATTTGTTTGAAAAATTCTCACCGCGCGAAAAGAAGTAAGGTCACTGACGTCAATGAGATGACACCGAATCGCTCCGGTGGGCGATTCGGCTGTTGTTCGCGCGCGCCCCTTGGTAAACTGAAATCGCATACAATCGAGAAAATTTTCCGACCAACGGAGCTGTTCGGGACAAGTAATTAGTGTAGAGAGTGGTGTGAAATTGTGCGGCGGGGTAAATGCCCCCACACCACTAACGAACAATAAGCACTACCGCCGCAAACGCTCCGTAACCTCTTGCCCGAGGGCTGGATATGCGACCTCTCCAGTTCCTGAAACAACACCCGATTGCTGCGCTCGGCGTGCTCGCTCTCGTGTTTGCAGTGTGGATCGGCATGGATCTTCGCAAACCGAACTCCGAGTCGACTGAAACCGCCCCTTTCCCGGTGGGAACTGCTTTTTTGACGAAACGTTTCCCGGCCCCGCCGGAATTTGAGTACTCAAAACCAACGCCACAAGGAACGGCTCAGGTTCTGCCAAAACTCAAACCGGGAATGACCCGCATCGAAGTCGAGGGGCTTGTCGGTGCGCCCGTTTCCAGCGACGTCCATCCCGCAATGGTGGCAGGCGGACGGATCACGTATCACACGGCATACGAGGCAGACCTCGAACCGCTCTCCACGGTGCGCCCGATCCGGCACACTAAAGTGATCGGCCCAGCGCCGCCTCGCACATTGGTCACGTTAGAGTTTGATGCCACCAAACCCGGGCACCCGCTGGTCGAAATCCACTATCCCGACCCGCTGTTCTGATCCACAAGTTGCACAACTCACCCGCCGCCGGCGATGTCCGGCGGCTTTTTCGTCCCATTACAATTAGCTCCGCCCGCGCCGATTGTGTCGGTTCTGCCGACGGCGCGAGCGGTCCGTATTGACCCATTTTTCCACGCTTCTTAGATTGGGAGTCTGGCGGGGTCCGCGGGCACCGGAGCGACGCGCAGCCCGGCGCGGGCATTCACGCTATGGGAGTTTGACAATGGCGACAGCGCAAGCGGGCCTCGAACCGACCATCTTCGAGCGCCTGGGCGACCGGTTCAACGCCTTCGTTGAGGGGTGCGTGCGCGCCATCTCCCGCATGCTGGGGGGGTCGACCGACGAGCGCCGAATCAAGGGCATCGGCTATATCCGCCCCCGGAACGCGGAGGCGCACACGGTTCTCCCCGGCTCGGCCCTCGCGCGGGTGAACGAACTCGAACCGAAGATGCAGGCGCTCACCGACGAGCAGTTGAAGGCGCTGAGCACGGAGTTCCGGGACCGACTGAAGAAAGGCGCGACACTCGACTCCATTCTGCCCGAGGCGTTCGCCGCGTGCCGCGAGTCCGCGCGCCGCACCAAGAATATGCGGCACTACGACGTGCAACTCCTGGGCGGTGCGGTGCTCCACGGGTACGGCACCGGGCTGGGCAGCATCGCGGAAATGAAAACGGGTGAGGGCAAAACACTCGTCGCCACGCTCGCCGCGTACCTCAACGCGCTCGACGACCAGGGCGTTCACGTCGTGACCGTGAACGACTACTTGGCGCGCCGCGACTGTGAGTGGATGCTCCCCATTTACAACGCACTGGGCGTTTCGGCCGCGTACATCCAGTCCGACATGGACCCGGAAACGCGCCGCCGGGCCTACGAGTGCGACATCACCTACGGCACCGCGTCCGAGTTCGGGTTCGACTACCTGCGCGACAACATGAAGATCGCGCGCTTCGACGACGAACAGTATCACCCGTACTACCGCCAGGTCCAGCGCGCGCACCACTACGCCATCATCGACGAGGTGGACAACATCCTCGTCGACGAGGCCCGGACCCCGCTCATCATCAGCGGCCCGGCGTTCTCCGACGCCAAGCGGTTCGCCGAGGCGGACAAGGTCACCCGCGCGCTGACGGAACTCGAACGCAAGGCGCGCAAGGAGCTGATCGCGGCCGGAACGGTTAAGGCGGGGGGAACCGAGGGCGACAACCTCACGATCCTGACCCCCATCGACCCGGCGAAGGTCGACCCGCAGAACCCACCACCCAAGGGCGTGTACTTCGAGATCAAGGAAAAGGAGCGCACCTGCCACCTGACCGACGTGGGCGTGCGCAAGGCGGAAGAGCTGGCCGGCGTCGAGAGCTTCTACACCGCCGGTAACATGGAGTGGCCGCACCTGATGGACAACGCGCTGAAGGCGCACCACCTCTATCAGCTCGACCGCCACTACATGATCGACCGCGACCAGCGGGAGAACAACGAACTCAGCATCGTCATCATCGACGAACACACCGGGCGCGCGATGTACGGGCGCCAGTGGTCCGACGGGTTGCACCAGGCGGTGGAAGCGAAGCACCCGAAAGAGGGCGTGCAGATCAAGCAAGAAACGCAGACGATGGCCACGGTCACGCTGCAGAACTTCTTCAAGCTCTACACGAAACTCGCCGGGATGACCGGGACCGCGAAGACCGAAGAAACCGAGTTCTGGAAGATTTACAAACTCGACGTGGTCGCGGTCCCGACCAACCGGCCGATGCGCCGGATCGAGCACAAGGATCTCGTGTACCGCACCGACAAGGAAAAGTGGGACGCGGTCGTCAAGGAAGTGGTGGAGCTGAGCAAGACCGGGCGCCCGATCCTGATCGGTACCAAGGACGTGGATCGCAGCGAGAAGCTCTCGCAGATGCTCCGGCGCCAGGGCATCAAGCACGAGTTGCTCAACGCGAAGCCGGAAAACGTGGGGCGCGAGGCCGAGATCGTCGCCCAGGCCGGGCGCATCGGCGCGGTGACCATCTCCACGAACATGGCCGGTCGCGGAACGGACATCATCCTCGGTGGCAACGCCGAAACCCTGGCGTGGGCGCGCCTCAAGCAACTCAAGGACTCCGACAACCGCCCGCTGTACCCGACGCGCCTCGAAGTGCCCAACGACGTCTGGACCTCGACGGTCAACGAGATCGAGTCCAAGGAAAAAATGAAAGAGGAAGGGCGCAAGGTCGCGGAGATGGGCGGGATGCACATCCTCGGCACCGAGCGCCACGACTCGCGCCGCATCGACAACCAGTTGCGCGGGCGCGCCGGGCGCCAGGGCGACCCCGGCTCCAGCCGGTTCTACCTGTCGCTCCAGGACGAACTGATGCGCCACTTCGGGGGCGAGTGGGTCGGTAAGGTGCTCACGCGACTGGGTATGGAAGAGGGCGAGGCGATCGAGTCCGGGATGGTGAGCCGGCGCATCGAGGGGGCACAAAAGAAGCGCGAGGAGATGCACTTCGATCAGCGCAAGAACCTCCTCGAATACGACGAAGTCATGGACCTCCAGCGGAAGCGCGTCTACGGCGCGCGCCAGGAGATTCTGGACGGCAAGAACCCGCGGCTGATGATCCTCGACATGATCCGCGTCCAAATCGCGTCCGCGAACGAGCGGTTCCTCGCGGACAATTATGGGGCGGCCAGTTTCGCTGAGTTCGCCAGTAACCGACTCGGCATGGAGTTCGAGGCCGGCGACTTCCGCACCTCCTCATACGAGGACGCCTCGCGCCAGGCGCTCGAACAGGCCATCGCGAACGTACCGACGTTCATCCAGGAGCGTCTGGAAGAGAACCTCAACCCCGACGAGGAAGAAAAGGACTGGAAGTGGTCCGAACTGACGCGGGCGCTCAACGCGAAGTACGACCTCAAACTGACCGAAAAGGAACTGCGGAAGATCGGATCGGACAAGCTCGCGGAAGCGCTCGTTCAAAAGGCCGAGACCGCGGTGAAGGCCGTGAACTTGTCCGACGGCGAGCGGTTCCTTTCGCGCACCTACGGCGCGAACGCCCTGGCCGAATGGTGCCGGCAGAAATTCGGCGTGAAGGTCACCGTCGAGGAGGTCCAGCCGCACAGCGGCGAAGACCTGACCGAGTACCTGTACCACAAGGTTCTGGCGACCTACCGGCAGAAGGACGTGGAGTTCCCGGTCCGCGTAGCGATGCAGAACTTCATGGCGGACAAGCCCGCGGCGGGGCAACAGCGGTACGACCGCGACGGCCTCGCACAGTGGGCGACACGGCGCCTGGGCACGGTTCTCGCCACCCGTAAGCACGGGCCGAACGCGCTCGCCGACCAAGCCGGCTTCTTCGCGGCCGCCGACAAGTCGCTCGAAGAGGAAGGCTGGACCGACGAGTTCCTCCGCACGGAACCGCGCTCCCGGCTCCGCGAGAAGCTCACGGAGATCGCGCCGAAGGCGATGCCGACGGCCGACGTCGGCGAGATCGACAAGCAACTCGAATCGATCTACACCGGCGCGAAAGTGGCCGAGCAG
This region of Gemmata massiliana genomic DNA includes:
- the secA gene encoding preprotein translocase subunit SecA, with the protein product MATAQAGLEPTIFERLGDRFNAFVEGCVRAISRMLGGSTDERRIKGIGYIRPRNAEAHTVLPGSALARVNELEPKMQALTDEQLKALSTEFRDRLKKGATLDSILPEAFAACRESARRTKNMRHYDVQLLGGAVLHGYGTGLGSIAEMKTGEGKTLVATLAAYLNALDDQGVHVVTVNDYLARRDCEWMLPIYNALGVSAAYIQSDMDPETRRRAYECDITYGTASEFGFDYLRDNMKIARFDDEQYHPYYRQVQRAHHYAIIDEVDNILVDEARTPLIISGPAFSDAKRFAEADKVTRALTELERKARKELIAAGTVKAGGTEGDNLTILTPIDPAKVDPQNPPPKGVYFEIKEKERTCHLTDVGVRKAEELAGVESFYTAGNMEWPHLMDNALKAHHLYQLDRHYMIDRDQRENNELSIVIIDEHTGRAMYGRQWSDGLHQAVEAKHPKEGVQIKQETQTMATVTLQNFFKLYTKLAGMTGTAKTEETEFWKIYKLDVVAVPTNRPMRRIEHKDLVYRTDKEKWDAVVKEVVELSKTGRPILIGTKDVDRSEKLSQMLRRQGIKHELLNAKPENVGREAEIVAQAGRIGAVTISTNMAGRGTDIILGGNAETLAWARLKQLKDSDNRPLYPTRLEVPNDVWTSTVNEIESKEKMKEEGRKVAEMGGMHILGTERHDSRRIDNQLRGRAGRQGDPGSSRFYLSLQDELMRHFGGEWVGKVLTRLGMEEGEAIESGMVSRRIEGAQKKREEMHFDQRKNLLEYDEVMDLQRKRVYGARQEILDGKNPRLMILDMIRVQIASANERFLADNYGAASFAEFASNRLGMEFEAGDFRTSSYEDASRQALEQAIANVPTFIQERLEENLNPDEEEKDWKWSELTRALNAKYDLKLTEKELRKIGSDKLAEALVQKAETAVKAVNLSDGERFLSRTYGANALAEWCRQKFGVKVTVEEVQPHSGEDLTEYLYHKVLATYRQKDVEFPVRVAMQNFMADKPAAGQQRYDRDGLAQWATRRLGTVLATRKHGPNALADQAGFFAAADKSLEEEGWTDEFLRTEPRSRLREKLTEIAPKAMPTADVGEIDKQLESIYTGAKVAEQEDAKELTDWAQRELSLTLDPARIVGKTQDEARHGILNAYDEKYRPEMHSVERSLVLEQIDSAWKTHLLVMDNLRSGVGLAGYAQEDPKIVYKREGMQEFDKMWAGLRDRTTESVFRMEEMGDEEAQAALWAGARATHAAAISASQARQAQADASEQQTNAGGEGKKVEPIRNEGKKVGRNDPCPCGSGKKYKNCHMKMEAGKK